The Microbacterium horticulturae genome has a window encoding:
- a CDS encoding cell division protein PerM: MHRLLIALLSAFDALIAAATGLAVVLATLTLLWVLGIGAPDWSALWPATAAVWQLGHLVPFTVHLSAEYVAALGIPDAAASFTVSLAPLAFACFTAYRGVRSGIRAGRSGSWGAGLGGGAVAFAIVSAVVCLTARGPVADAPMWQAILLPALVFAVPAAAGVLGSVWRTDAGVIGRLRESIADLPDLWPDVPALALRGAGVALTALVGIGALGVVVALLTGGDRVVALYQSSNADVMGVIVVSLAQLAYLPTFIVWALSFVAGPGFTVGTGTAFSPAGTQSGIIPGIPVLGALPAASSPWLLVLVLLPIGAGVLAGWVLRGRMLDLDASAGVRAGTAGGVAVLTGGGAALAAWVASGAFGPGRLAQIGPQPGWVALAVGVEVLVGAGILLLTPVWEPEPDLPRGDLGRPRENTYDLAETRTTSAEEGAAPADGAGTGATSAEAAGGGAAGGGAAGGGAAGGGSERGGSEDDVETAPIDPGFLGGPDEIKP; encoded by the coding sequence ATGCACCGCCTGCTCATCGCCCTGCTCTCCGCGTTCGACGCGCTCATCGCCGCAGCCACCGGGCTGGCGGTGGTGCTGGCCACGCTCACACTGCTCTGGGTGCTGGGCATCGGCGCTCCGGACTGGTCGGCGCTGTGGCCTGCCACCGCCGCCGTCTGGCAGCTCGGCCATCTCGTGCCCTTCACGGTGCATCTGTCGGCGGAATACGTCGCCGCCCTCGGCATCCCCGATGCCGCGGCATCCTTCACCGTCTCGCTGGCCCCGCTCGCGTTCGCCTGCTTCACCGCGTACCGGGGTGTGCGCTCGGGCATCCGCGCCGGGCGCAGCGGCTCGTGGGGCGCCGGACTCGGCGGCGGCGCCGTGGCATTCGCCATCGTGAGCGCGGTCGTGTGCCTGACCGCCCGCGGTCCTGTCGCCGACGCCCCGATGTGGCAGGCGATCCTGCTGCCTGCGCTCGTGTTCGCGGTCCCGGCCGCGGCGGGAGTGCTCGGCTCCGTGTGGCGCACCGACGCGGGTGTCATCGGTCGGCTGCGGGAGTCGATCGCCGACCTGCCGGACCTCTGGCCCGACGTCCCCGCCCTCGCACTGCGCGGAGCAGGGGTCGCGCTGACCGCGCTCGTGGGCATCGGCGCCCTCGGTGTGGTGGTCGCCCTGCTCACAGGCGGCGATCGCGTCGTCGCGCTCTACCAGTCCTCCAATGCCGACGTCATGGGCGTCATCGTGGTCTCGCTCGCGCAGCTGGCCTACCTGCCCACCTTCATCGTGTGGGCCCTGTCGTTCGTCGCGGGGCCCGGCTTCACCGTCGGCACGGGCACGGCGTTTTCGCCCGCCGGCACGCAGTCAGGCATCATCCCGGGAATCCCGGTGCTGGGCGCCCTGCCCGCCGCGTCGTCGCCGTGGCTGCTGGTCCTCGTGCTGCTGCCGATCGGCGCCGGCGTGCTTGCAGGCTGGGTGCTGCGGGGAAGGATGCTGGACCTCGACGCCTCCGCGGGAGTCCGCGCCGGAACCGCGGGCGGCGTCGCCGTGCTGACCGGCGGCGGCGCCGCGCTGGCGGCCTGGGTGGCGTCGGGCGCATTCGGTCCCGGCCGATTGGCGCAGATCGGCCCTCAGCCGGGGTGGGTCGCACTGGCCGTGGGGGTCGAGGTGCTGGTCGGCGCCGGCATCCTGCTGCTGACTCCGGTGTGGGAGCCGGAACCCGATCTGCCGCGCGGCGATTTGGGACGACCTCGCGAAAACACGTACGACCTCGCGGAAACGCGTACGACCTCGGCGGAGGAGGGGGCGGCGCCGGCGGACGGGGCGGGCACCGGGGCCACGAGTGCCGAGGCTGCGGGCGGCGGGGCTGCGGGCGGCGGGGCTGCGGGCGGCGGGGCTGCGGGCGGCGGCAGCGAGCGCGGCGGGAGCGAGGATGACGTCGAGACCGCGCCCATCGACCCGGGATTTCTGGGCGGCCCGGACGAGATCAAGCCCTGA
- a CDS encoding NCS2 family permease, translated as MSTTPAPETTAENTRPPKNGFDKFFEITQRGSTLGTEIRGGIVTFVTMAYIVILNPIILGGTKDVAGTMLDNQQLAAVTALTAGVMTILFGLISRLPFAFAAGLGINSFLAVSVVGQLTWPEAMGLVVINGLIIVLLSATGLRRMIMNAVPMELKIAITVGIGMFIAFIGLVDAGFVTSTGLASPPVGLGINGSVATIPVLLFVLTLLLAGILMARKVKAALLIALVSGTVVSMIIEAIWHIGARSQDNPGGWGMSVPTLPTQWFSLPDLSLVGHVDLVTSWGRIGVIACVMLVFTLVFTNFFDAMGTMTGLAEEAGLADKKGDFPRLKSALIVEGVGAVVGGGTSGSSNTVFVESASGIGEGARTGVANLVTGVLFLLAMFITPLTSIVPTEVAASALVVVGALMMSQIRRIDFSDMSVLVPVFITVAVMPFTYSIANGIGAGFIAWVVIRSLAGKARQISPLLWIVAAGFAIFFARGPIETLIGG; from the coding sequence ATGAGCACTACCCCTGCGCCCGAAACCACCGCGGAAAACACCCGTCCGCCCAAGAACGGCTTCGACAAGTTCTTCGAGATCACCCAGCGCGGTTCGACCCTCGGCACCGAGATCCGCGGCGGCATCGTCACATTCGTGACGATGGCGTACATCGTGATCCTGAACCCGATCATCCTCGGCGGCACGAAAGACGTCGCCGGTACCATGCTCGACAACCAGCAGCTGGCCGCCGTCACCGCTCTGACCGCGGGCGTCATGACGATCCTGTTCGGCCTCATCTCGCGCCTGCCGTTCGCGTTCGCCGCGGGCCTGGGCATCAACTCGTTCCTCGCTGTCAGCGTGGTCGGGCAGCTCACCTGGCCCGAGGCGATGGGCCTGGTGGTCATCAACGGTCTGATCATCGTGCTGCTGTCGGCCACCGGACTGCGGCGCATGATCATGAACGCCGTCCCGATGGAGCTGAAGATCGCGATCACGGTCGGCATCGGCATGTTCATCGCGTTCATCGGCCTGGTCGACGCGGGCTTCGTCACCTCGACCGGCCTGGCCTCTCCCCCGGTCGGACTCGGCATCAACGGCTCGGTCGCCACGATCCCGGTGCTGCTGTTCGTGTTGACGCTGCTGCTGGCCGGCATCCTGATGGCGCGTAAGGTCAAGGCCGCACTGCTGATCGCCCTGGTCTCGGGCACGGTCGTCTCGATGATCATCGAAGCCATCTGGCACATCGGTGCGCGCAGCCAAGACAACCCGGGCGGCTGGGGCATGTCGGTGCCGACCCTGCCCACGCAGTGGTTCAGCCTGCCCGACCTGAGCCTGGTCGGCCATGTCGACCTCGTCACCAGCTGGGGCCGCATCGGCGTCATCGCCTGCGTCATGCTGGTGTTCACGCTGGTGTTCACGAACTTCTTCGACGCCATGGGCACCATGACGGGCCTGGCCGAAGAGGCGGGTCTCGCGGACAAGAAGGGCGACTTCCCCCGGCTGAAGTCCGCGCTGATCGTCGAGGGCGTCGGCGCCGTCGTCGGTGGTGGCACGTCGGGCTCGTCGAACACCGTGTTCGTCGAGTCGGCATCAGGCATCGGCGAAGGCGCCCGCACGGGTGTGGCGAACCTCGTCACCGGTGTGCTGTTCCTGCTGGCGATGTTCATCACGCCGCTGACCTCGATCGTGCCCACCGAGGTCGCCGCCTCTGCACTGGTCGTGGTCGGTGCGCTGATGATGTCGCAGATCCGCCGGATCGATTTCAGCGACATGTCAGTGCTGGTCCCGGTGTTCATCACCGTGGCGGTCATGCCGTTCACCTACTCGATCGCCAACGGCATCGGCGCGGGGTTCATCGCCTGGGTCGTCATCCGGTCGCTGGCGGGCAAGGCGCGACAGATCAGCCCGCTGCTGTGGATCGTCGCCGCCGGCTTCGCGATCTTCTTCGCCCGCGGTCCCATCGAGACCCTGATCGGCGGCTGA
- a CDS encoding VOC family protein — MTALTPYLHVPGTAREALTFYRSVFGGEVGINTYAEFGRDDGPGDAVAHGMLTGPVTLFAADAAPGQEPLRTAGLMFALLGTAEPDVMEGWFAALADGGTVVDPLQKRPWGDHDGQVTDRYGLTWLIGYQG, encoded by the coding sequence ATGACTGCGCTGACGCCGTATCTGCACGTACCCGGGACCGCCCGCGAGGCGCTCACCTTCTACCGGTCGGTGTTCGGCGGCGAGGTGGGCATCAACACCTATGCCGAGTTCGGGCGCGACGACGGCCCGGGCGATGCCGTCGCCCACGGCATGCTGACGGGCCCGGTGACGCTGTTCGCCGCCGACGCGGCACCCGGGCAGGAGCCCCTGCGCACCGCGGGCCTGATGTTCGCGCTGCTCGGCACGGCCGAACCCGACGTCATGGAGGGATGGTTCGCCGCCCTGGCCGACGGTGGCACTGTCGTCGATCCGCTGCAGAAGCGGCCGTGGGGCGACCACGACGGCCAGGTCACCGACCGGTACGGCCTCACCTGGTTGATCGGCTACCAGGGCTGA
- a CDS encoding nitroreductase family deazaflavin-dependent oxidoreductase: MPLTGDYKPSTADWARTQAETFEATAGEEANTLRGKPIIVLTTVGAKSGALRKTALMRVEHEGRYAVVASKGGAPDEPAWAGNMRKTPQVELQDGAVKRDYRARELEGAERDEWWDRAVDAWPDYASYQRKTDRLIAVFVLEPTGA, translated from the coding sequence ATGCCATTGACCGGGGACTACAAGCCCAGCACCGCCGACTGGGCGCGCACGCAGGCGGAGACGTTCGAGGCCACCGCCGGCGAAGAGGCGAACACGCTGCGCGGGAAGCCCATCATCGTGCTGACCACCGTCGGTGCCAAGAGCGGGGCGCTGCGCAAGACGGCGCTGATGCGGGTCGAGCACGAAGGCCGCTATGCCGTCGTCGCCTCGAAAGGCGGTGCGCCCGACGAGCCGGCGTGGGCCGGCAACATGCGCAAGACCCCGCAGGTCGAACTGCAGGACGGCGCGGTCAAGCGCGACTACCGCGCGCGCGAGCTCGAGGGCGCCGAGCGCGACGAATGGTGGGATCGCGCGGTCGACGCGTGGCCGGACTATGCGTCGTACCAGCGGAAGACCGACCGGCTCATCGCGGTGTTCGTGCTCGAGCCGACCGGCGCGTGA
- a CDS encoding IS30 family transposase, which yields MGVRAAALGLLLDGVSAREVAGRLGLRAWTVGHWAKLAGMQLRRGRYPHVDSARPPLPPASGHGHRLSGADRVIIEARYRMGVSMRAIAREVGVSGSTISRELERASMSSRGHVWYDARVADHRAQALRARPKPCRLDSEPELRDVVVEKLKARLSPEQVAGRLRLEFPDRPEMHVSHETIYQALYVQGAGALRHELKVEKALRSGRTSRVPQSKLPRRSSRPWLEGAMIDARPAEAADRAVPGHWEGDLVVGPECSGIVTLVERAARFTLIGRLPGVRDSETVTGVLQSMIESLPDELVRTITWDQGTEMAQHASFSVRTQCPVFFCDPHSPWQRPTNENTNGLIRDFFPKGTNFNTITDEQLAEVQRLLNDRPRKVLEFYTPREKLTERITGVALTP from the coding sequence ATGGGGGTTCGGGCTGCTGCGCTCGGGTTGTTGTTGGATGGTGTGAGCGCTCGCGAGGTCGCGGGCCGGCTCGGGTTGCGGGCGTGGACTGTGGGTCATTGGGCCAAGCTTGCGGGTATGCAGTTGAGACGCGGACGTTATCCGCACGTCGATAGTGCCCGTCCACCGTTGCCGCCGGCGTCCGGGCATGGGCATCGGCTCTCGGGCGCGGATCGGGTGATCATCGAGGCCCGGTATCGGATGGGCGTGTCGATGCGGGCGATCGCCCGTGAGGTGGGGGTGTCCGGTTCGACGATCAGCCGGGAGCTGGAGCGGGCGAGCATGTCCTCGCGGGGGCATGTTTGGTATGACGCGCGGGTCGCTGATCACCGGGCTCAGGCGTTGCGTGCCCGCCCGAAACCCTGCCGGCTGGATAGCGAACCGGAGCTGCGTGATGTGGTGGTCGAGAAGTTGAAGGCACGGCTCTCGCCCGAGCAGGTCGCGGGACGGTTGAGACTGGAGTTCCCTGACCGGCCGGAGATGCACGTGTCGCACGAGACGATCTATCAAGCCCTGTATGTGCAGGGCGCGGGCGCGCTACGACACGAGCTGAAGGTCGAGAAGGCGTTGCGGTCGGGCAGGACCAGCCGGGTGCCGCAGTCCAAGCTTCCCCGTCGCTCTTCTCGTCCGTGGTTGGAAGGGGCCATGATCGATGCCCGGCCGGCGGAGGCCGCGGACCGGGCCGTGCCCGGGCACTGGGAAGGGGACCTGGTCGTCGGGCCGGAATGCTCCGGGATCGTCACGCTCGTGGAGCGCGCCGCCCGGTTCACGCTGATCGGCAGGCTTCCCGGTGTCCGGGACAGTGAAACGGTCACCGGGGTGCTCCAGTCCATGATCGAGAGCCTGCCCGACGAGCTGGTCCGTACGATCACCTGGGACCAGGGAACCGAGATGGCCCAGCACGCCTCGTTCAGCGTGAGAACGCAATGCCCGGTGTTCTTCTGTGATCCGCACTCGCCCTGGCAGCGGCCCACGAACGAGAACACGAACGGGCTGATTCGTGACTTCTTCCCCAAGGGCACGAACTTCAACACCATCACCGACGAGCAACTCGCCGAAGTCCAACGGCTGCTGAACGACCGTCCCCGCAAGGTCCTCGAGTTCTACACACCACGTGAGAAACTGACCGAAAGAATCACCGGTGTTGCACTGACCCCCTGA
- the sucD gene encoding succinate--CoA ligase subunit alpha, which produces MSIYLNKDSKVIVQGITGGEGTKHTALMLKAGTNVVGGVNARKAGTTVSHTDKDGNPVELPVFGSVAEAIEKTGADVSIAFVPPAFTKDAMVEAIDTEIPLLVVITEGVPVGDTAEAWAYAQSKGNKTRIIGPNCPGVITPGESLVGITPANITGKGPIGLVSKSGTLTYQMMFELRDLGFSTAIGIGGDPVIGTTHIDALAAFEADPETKAIVMIGEIGGDAEERAADFIKANVTKPVVGYVAGFTAPEGKTMGHAGAIVSGSAGTAQAKKEALEAAGVKVGKTPSETAELMREIITAL; this is translated from the coding sequence ATGTCGATCTACCTCAACAAGGATTCCAAGGTCATCGTCCAGGGCATCACCGGCGGCGAGGGCACCAAGCACACCGCGCTCATGCTGAAGGCCGGCACCAACGTGGTCGGCGGCGTGAACGCGCGCAAGGCCGGCACCACGGTCTCGCACACCGACAAGGACGGCAACCCCGTCGAGCTGCCCGTCTTCGGCTCGGTCGCCGAGGCCATCGAGAAGACCGGCGCCGACGTATCGATCGCGTTCGTGCCCCCGGCGTTCACGAAGGACGCCATGGTCGAGGCCATCGACACCGAGATCCCGCTGCTCGTGGTCATCACCGAGGGCGTGCCGGTCGGCGACACCGCCGAGGCGTGGGCGTACGCGCAGAGCAAGGGCAACAAGACCCGCATCATCGGGCCGAACTGCCCGGGCGTCATCACCCCCGGCGAGTCGCTCGTGGGCATCACGCCGGCCAACATCACCGGCAAGGGCCCGATCGGCCTCGTCTCGAAGTCGGGAACGCTCACCTACCAGATGATGTTCGAGCTGCGCGACCTGGGCTTCTCGACCGCCATCGGCATCGGCGGCGACCCGGTCATCGGCACCACGCACATCGACGCGCTGGCCGCGTTCGAGGCAGACCCCGAGACCAAGGCGATCGTCATGATCGGCGAGATCGGCGGCGACGCCGAAGAGCGCGCGGCCGACTTCATCAAGGCCAACGTCACCAAGCCGGTCGTCGGCTACGTCGCGGGCTTCACCGCGCCCGAGGGCAAGACCATGGGCCACGCCGGCGCCATCGTCTCGGGTTCGGCCGGCACCGCGCAGGCCAAGAAGGAAGCCCTCGAGGCCGCCGGGGTCAAGGTTGGCAAGACGCCGAGCGAGACCGCCGAGCTCATGCGCGAGATCATCACCGCGCTCTGA
- the sucC gene encoding ADP-forming succinate--CoA ligase subunit beta: MDLYEYQARDLFEQYGVPVLPGIVADTPDEVKAAAEKLGGVVVVKAQVKTGGRGKAGGVKVAKNPDEAYEAAQAILGLDIKGHVVKRVMVAGGARIAKEFYFSVLLDRANRSYLSLCSVEGGMEIEQLAVEKPEALARVEVDPLTGIDPAKALEIAKVARFDDELAPKVAEVFVKLFEVYKGEDATLVEVNPLVQTEEGDIIALDGKVSLDDNAGFRHPNHEALEDKSAADPLEAKAKEHDLNYVKLDGQVGIIGNGAGLVMSTLDVVAYAGEKHGGVKPANFLDIGGGASATVMAAGLDVILGDEQVKSVFVNVFGGITSCVAVAEGIVKALEILGDAATKPLVVRLDGNQVEEGRAILAGANHPLVTLAAGMDEGADKAAELANA; this comes from the coding sequence GTGGATCTCTACGAGTACCAGGCACGAGACCTGTTCGAACAGTACGGAGTGCCGGTGCTTCCCGGCATCGTGGCCGACACGCCCGACGAGGTGAAGGCGGCCGCTGAGAAGCTCGGCGGCGTCGTCGTCGTCAAGGCGCAGGTCAAGACCGGCGGTCGCGGCAAGGCCGGCGGCGTCAAGGTCGCCAAGAACCCCGACGAGGCGTACGAGGCCGCTCAGGCCATCCTCGGCCTCGACATCAAGGGCCACGTCGTCAAGCGCGTCATGGTCGCCGGTGGCGCCCGCATCGCCAAGGAGTTCTACTTCTCGGTGCTGCTGGACCGCGCGAACCGCTCGTACCTGAGCCTGTGCTCGGTCGAGGGCGGCATGGAGATCGAGCAGCTCGCCGTCGAGAAGCCTGAGGCACTCGCCCGCGTCGAGGTCGACCCGCTGACCGGTATCGACCCGGCCAAGGCGCTCGAGATCGCGAAGGTCGCGCGCTTCGACGACGAGCTGGCCCCCAAGGTGGCCGAGGTCTTCGTCAAGCTCTTCGAGGTGTACAAGGGCGAGGACGCGACTCTCGTCGAGGTCAACCCGCTGGTGCAGACCGAAGAGGGCGACATCATCGCGCTCGACGGCAAGGTGTCGCTCGACGACAATGCCGGGTTCCGCCACCCGAACCACGAGGCGCTCGAAGACAAGTCGGCCGCCGACCCGCTCGAGGCGAAGGCCAAGGAGCACGACCTGAACTACGTCAAGCTCGACGGCCAGGTGGGCATCATCGGCAACGGCGCGGGCCTGGTCATGTCGACGCTCGACGTGGTCGCCTACGCGGGTGAGAAGCACGGCGGCGTGAAGCCGGCGAACTTCCTCGACATCGGCGGCGGCGCCTCGGCCACCGTCATGGCGGCGGGCCTGGACGTCATCCTCGGTGACGAGCAGGTCAAGTCGGTCTTCGTGAACGTGTTCGGTGGCATCACCTCGTGCGTCGCGGTCGCAGAAGGCATCGTGAAGGCGCTCGAGATCCTCGGTGACGCCGCCACCAAGCCGCTGGTCGTGCGCCTCGACGGCAACCAGGTCGAAGAGGGCCGTGCGATCCTCGCGGGCGCCAACCACCCGCTCGTGACCCTGGCCGCAGGCATGGACGAGGGCGCCGACAAGGCCGCCGAGCTGGCGAACGCCTGA
- a CDS encoding FAD-dependent oxidoreductase: MDATAPAGVPLRPGSHHDVIVVGAGITGLATAVMLVRRGMDVAVIEAGEVAQLASGGNTGKLSLLQGSVLSTLRRHHPAALVRAYVDANRDGMRWLTEFIDEAGVSYTRRTAYSYAQTSDGEPMVAAEQAAAREAGLTVRRAVPDETGFPVAASVALDDQVAVDPVAVTAALAHAFLEAGGTLHTGSRVDGVRTQPRPSVRTAAGPVFADHIVLATGTPIVDRGLYFAKTHGLRSYCVAFATDSDAVPDGMFLSVDGPTRSIRPVTPGDGPAGAQLIVGGNGHPVGRCASPRGQVDDLIAWTQRHFPSADPIAEWSAQDYQSHDLIPFVGAMPRGLGRIRFATGYAKWGLSNGPAAALRISTEILGVPRRDRAEWMRVVSTRMTVPADLGRGIAENVRIGGEAARGWADALRDPAPVPQPDEGRGILTSRAGHPIGVSTVDGDTRAVSAVCPHLGGVLRWNDAECTWDCPLHASRFGADGRRIEGPATDDLRVLPRRGRIGAPSLG, from the coding sequence ATGGACGCCACTGCCCCTGCCGGAGTGCCGTTGCGGCCCGGATCGCACCACGACGTGATCGTCGTCGGCGCCGGGATCACGGGCCTTGCGACGGCCGTCATGCTCGTGCGGCGGGGGATGGATGTCGCGGTCATCGAAGCGGGCGAGGTCGCCCAGCTCGCAAGTGGCGGGAACACGGGCAAGCTCTCGCTCTTGCAGGGATCGGTGCTCTCGACCTTGCGGCGACATCACCCGGCGGCACTCGTGCGGGCGTACGTGGACGCGAATCGTGATGGGATGCGGTGGCTCACGGAGTTCATCGACGAAGCCGGCGTCTCGTACACCCGGCGCACGGCGTACTCCTATGCGCAGACGTCGGATGGCGAGCCGATGGTGGCGGCGGAGCAGGCCGCGGCACGCGAGGCGGGTCTGACGGTGCGGCGAGCGGTCCCCGACGAAACCGGCTTTCCGGTGGCGGCGTCGGTGGCGCTCGACGACCAGGTGGCGGTCGACCCGGTCGCGGTGACGGCGGCGCTGGCGCACGCGTTCCTCGAGGCCGGCGGAACGCTGCACACGGGCAGCCGCGTCGACGGCGTGCGGACGCAGCCGCGCCCGTCCGTGCGCACGGCCGCAGGCCCCGTCTTCGCCGACCACATCGTGCTCGCCACGGGAACCCCGATCGTCGACCGTGGCCTGTACTTCGCCAAGACGCACGGCTTGCGCTCGTACTGCGTCGCTTTCGCGACCGACTCCGACGCCGTGCCCGACGGGATGTTCCTCTCGGTGGACGGCCCGACCCGGTCGATCCGCCCGGTCACGCCCGGCGATGGTCCTGCCGGCGCGCAACTCATCGTCGGCGGCAATGGCCACCCCGTGGGCCGCTGCGCTTCGCCACGCGGGCAGGTCGACGACCTCATCGCATGGACGCAGCGTCATTTCCCGTCAGCCGACCCGATCGCCGAATGGTCGGCGCAGGACTACCAGTCGCACGACCTCATCCCTTTCGTCGGAGCAATGCCGCGCGGCCTCGGCCGCATCCGCTTCGCGACCGGCTACGCGAAATGGGGGCTGTCGAACGGGCCCGCCGCCGCCCTGCGGATCTCTACTGAGATCCTCGGTGTGCCGCGCCGGGACCGTGCCGAGTGGATGCGGGTGGTCTCCACGCGGATGACCGTTCCCGCCGACCTCGGGCGCGGCATCGCCGAGAACGTGCGCATCGGCGGTGAAGCCGCTCGAGGATGGGCCGACGCGCTGCGCGATCCGGCGCCGGTGCCGCAGCCGGACGAAGGCCGCGGCATCCTCACCAGTCGTGCCGGGCATCCGATCGGTGTCTCCACGGTCGACGGTGACACGCGTGCGGTCAGTGCCGTGTGCCCGCACCTCGGCGGTGTTCTGCGGTGGAACGATGCTGAGTGCACCTGGGACTGTCCCCTGCATGCCTCGAGGTTCGGCGCCGACGGCCGGCGGATCGAGGGACCCGCCACCGACGACCTGCGCGTGCTGCCGCGACGGGGGCGGATCGGGGCTCCCAGCCTCGGGTAG